The Chamaesiphon minutus PCC 6605 DNA window ATATCGCTTTCGAGCGATTTATGACCATAGCAGATAATGAGCAAAAAACTAATTTTGATAACTTTTGTCACAGTCAGATTTATTGGTTGGATGATTACGCCTTATTTATGGCAGTGCGAGAAGCACATGGCGATAAGAGCTGGCATCAATGGGAACCAGATTTAGTCAAGCGCGAACCAATCGCCTTAATTCATTGGCAAAATCAACTCAAACATCAAGTTTGCTATCATAAATTTATTCAATTCAAATTCTTTGAACAGTGGTCGGCATTGCGACAATATGCCCACGAACACGAAGTCGAAATCATCGGCGATATTCCGATTTATGTCGCTCACGATAGCGCAGATGTCTGGGCGAATCAAGAATTTTTTGAACTCGACCCTGAAACCAGCGAACCCGCACTAATGGCTGGCGTACCGCCCGATTACTTTAGCGAAACCGGACAATTGTGGGGCAATCCCGTCTACCATTGGGAGAATTTAGCACATACGCAATTTAACTGGTGGATTCAAAGATTTGAATCATTATTGAAATTAGTCGATGTGATTCGCGTCGATCACTTTCGGGGTTTTCAAGCTTTTTGGGCAGTCGAACAGGGCGAAACTACAGCAATGAATGGCCGCTGGATCAAAGCTCCCGGCGCAGAATTATTTGCCACCATCCAACACAAATGGGGACGGTTGCCAATTTTAGCTGAAGACTTAGGTGTAATTACGCCTGACGTCGAAGCTTTGCGCGACCAGTTTGGATTTCCAGGCATGAAAATCATCCAATTTGCTTTTGGTTCGGATAATGGTAATCCGTTTTTACCATTCAATCACGGACGCAATTTTGTAGTCTATACAGGTACCCACGATAACGATACCACCGTCGGTTGGTTTGAGAAATTAGAAGGTCGCGAACGCGATCGATTCTTGCTATATACTGGTGGCATTTGTAAGGAAGGAGTTCACTGGGACACGATCCGGTTGGCGATGACTTCTGTTGCAAATATCGCGATTTTTCCGCTCCAGGACGTGTTGGGTTTAGGCGGTAATGCGCGGATGAATTTCCCTGGTTCTGCGGAAGGAAATTGGGAATGGCGATACGATCCAGCAGTTATTAACGAGCCACTAGCATTACGGTTGAAAAATTTAACCTTAATCTGCGGTCGCTGTAGCAATTAAATTGGATCTTCAAAATTTAACGATCGCCATGTTCGGAAAATTCTTTGAACATCTTAACGACAGGCAGAGTATGGTTGTTTGGTAGCGAAATTTCAAATCGATCGATCGTCCGATAGCCAAACTTGCAATACAATTGTTCGCCAGCTAACGTCGCCACAATCTCGATCGATTGAAATCCAGCAGCCAATGCCGCCAGCTCGCTCTGTCTGATTATTTTACTACCGATGCCTTTGCGCGCCCATGCTGGATGCACAAAAAATGCGCGCAGCTTGGCAGCATCAAAGCTAGGATTGAGTAGCCCTTCCTCTAAATCTGTCTCGATCGGATCTCCACCGTAAGCATTGGCTCGTCTACTCCAGCCGCCACAGCCGACAATCTGACTGGCACTCTGGGCAACAAAATAGGTTTTATCTTTAATTAATTGACGATCGACATTAAACATGGTGCCCAAGGCTCCGTCAATTTGTGCTGGAGTATAGTAGCTGGCTTGCAACGAGATCGCCGATTCGGGAATTAAGCTTAGAAGCTGGGGAATATCTGCTAGAGAAGCTAGGCGAATATTTACGTCCATTATGGTTAGCGATTAGAGATTCGATCGATCCTAGCTTTGCAAAGGATGAAATGATAACAGGCTCACCACTTTGTATATACTGAGTCATGAGCCTGAAAATAAAATCTGTCACCATCCCCATCTCTGAAAGTTAGGAATTCGTATTAAAATGTCTTTCTCTAAAATCTTAATTGCCAATCGGGGCGAAATCGCTCTGAGAATTATTCGTACCTGTGGCGAGATGGGGATTGGTACAGTTGCTGTGCATTCAACGATCGATCGCAAGGCTCTCCACGTTCAACTGGCTGACGAAGCCGTGTGTATCGGCGAACCGATTGGAAGTAAAAGCTATCTGAATATCCCGAATATTATCTCGGCGGCTTTGACTCGCAATGCGACAGCCATTCATCCAGGCTATGGATTTCTGGCTGAGAACGCCCGATTTGCCGAAA harbors:
- a CDS encoding GNAT family N-acetyltransferase, which produces MDVNIRLASLADIPQLLSLIPESAISLQASYYTPAQIDGALGTMFNVDRQLIKDKTYFVAQSASQIVGCGGWSRRANAYGGDPIETDLEEGLLNPSFDAAKLRAFFVHPAWARKGIGSKIIRQSELAALAAGFQSIEIVATLAGEQLYCKFGYRTIDRFEISLPNNHTLPVVKMFKEFSEHGDR
- the malQ gene encoding 4-alpha-glucanotransferase encodes the protein MTRSSGILLHPTSLPSPFGIGDLGEDAYTFIDFLHDAKQKYWQILPLGPTGYGNSPYMCYSAIAGNPLLISPVKLLKDELLTPTDLANLPTFPTHKVDFPLAIETKTKLFHIAFERFMTIADNEQKTNFDNFCHSQIYWLDDYALFMAVREAHGDKSWHQWEPDLVKREPIALIHWQNQLKHQVCYHKFIQFKFFEQWSALRQYAHEHEVEIIGDIPIYVAHDSADVWANQEFFELDPETSEPALMAGVPPDYFSETGQLWGNPVYHWENLAHTQFNWWIQRFESLLKLVDVIRVDHFRGFQAFWAVEQGETTAMNGRWIKAPGAELFATIQHKWGRLPILAEDLGVITPDVEALRDQFGFPGMKIIQFAFGSDNGNPFLPFNHGRNFVVYTGTHDNDTTVGWFEKLEGRERDRFLLYTGGICKEGVHWDTIRLAMTSVANIAIFPLQDVLGLGGNARMNFPGSAEGNWEWRYDPAVINEPLALRLKNLTLICGRCSN